The following proteins are encoded in a genomic region of Streptomyces gobiensis:
- the hmgA gene encoding homogentisate 1,2-dioxygenase: MSGDERARKTAERLTYSSGFGNEHSSEAVPGALPIGRNSPQRAPLGLYAEQLSGTAFTEPRAHNRRSWLYRIRPSAAHPKFVRLDAPSDNSRLHTAPFSEVPDPNRLRWSPLPDPVEPTDFLAGLWTLGGNGDVTQRTGMAIHLYAANASMTDRVFSDADGELLIVPERGGLLLRTEFGMLHIEPGYIALIPRGVRFRAELLDGTARGYVCENYGQPFTLPELGPIGANGLAAARDFLAPTAAYEEVEGPVEVVNKFCGRLWSATYDHSPLDVVAWHGNHVPYRYDLRRFNVLGSISYDHPDPSIFTVLTSPSDTPGLASVDLVVFAPRWLVGENTFRPPYFHRNVMSEYMGLIEGAYDAKTAGPGGFVPGGGSLHNMMSAHGPDRETFDRASAAELKPQKVDDGLAFMFETRWPVTATSQALTAGHLQRDYDDVWQGLERNFRS, from the coding sequence ATGAGCGGCGACGAGCGGGCACGTAAGACGGCGGAGAGGCTCACCTACTCCTCCGGTTTCGGCAATGAGCACAGCAGCGAGGCCGTACCGGGCGCACTGCCGATCGGACGGAACTCGCCGCAGCGAGCACCGCTGGGGCTGTACGCGGAGCAGCTGAGCGGTACGGCCTTCACCGAGCCCCGGGCGCATAACCGGCGCTCATGGCTCTACCGGATCCGCCCCTCGGCCGCGCACCCGAAGTTCGTACGGCTGGACGCCCCATCGGACAACAGCCGTCTGCACACCGCACCCTTCTCCGAGGTGCCCGACCCGAACCGGCTGCGCTGGAGCCCACTGCCCGATCCGGTCGAGCCCACCGACTTCCTCGCCGGTCTGTGGACGCTGGGCGGCAACGGCGACGTCACTCAGCGCACCGGGATGGCGATTCATCTCTATGCCGCCAATGCCTCGATGACCGACCGGGTGTTCAGCGATGCCGATGGTGAGCTCCTGATCGTGCCCGAGCGCGGCGGTCTGCTGCTGCGCACCGAGTTCGGGATGCTGCATATTGAACCGGGCTATATCGCACTGATTCCGCGTGGGGTGCGATTCCGGGCCGAACTGCTGGACGGGACAGCGCGCGGCTATGTCTGTGAAAACTACGGACAGCCCTTCACCCTGCCCGAGCTGGGGCCGATCGGCGCCAATGGTCTGGCAGCCGCCCGGGACTTCCTGGCGCCGACCGCCGCCTACGAGGAGGTTGAGGGGCCCGTCGAGGTGGTGAACAAGTTCTGTGGCCGCCTCTGGTCGGCCACCTATGACCACTCGCCGCTGGATGTGGTCGCCTGGCACGGCAACCATGTGCCCTACCGCTACGACCTGCGGCGCTTCAATGTGCTGGGCTCCATCAGCTATGACCACCCGGATCCCTCGATCTTCACCGTGCTGACCTCGCCCTCGGACACCCCGGGGCTGGCGAGCGTTGACCTCGTGGTCTTCGCGCCACGCTGGCTGGTCGGCGAGAACACCTTCCGGCCGCCGTACTTCCACCGGAATGTGATGAGCGAGTACATGGGCCTGATCGAGGGCGCTTATGACGCCAAGACCGCCGGCCCAGGGGGCTTTGTGCCGGGTGGTGGCTCGCTGCACAACATGATGTCCGCGCACGGACCGGACCGGGAAACCTTCGACAGGGCCAGCGCCGCCGAGCTCAAGCCGCAGAAGGTCGATGACGGACTTGCCTTCATGTTCGAGACCCGCTGGCCGGTGACGGCCACCTCGCAGGCGCTGACCGCTGGACACCTGCAGCGGGACTACGACGATGTGTGGCAGGGTCTGGAGCGGAACTTCCGTTCGTAA
- a CDS encoding glycosyltransferase family 2 protein yields MTTSARPLTEQSATEYRPVTSHLAITPPVSVVIPAMNEAENLPYVFKSLPEWIHEVVLVDGNSTDDTVAVARELRPDVVVVPQRGKGKGDALISGFSACTGEIIVMVDADGSADGAEIVSYVSALVGGADFAKGSRFANGGGTDDMTPVRKLGNRVLTSIVNAKFGARYTDLCYGYNAFWRHCLDKIALDCEGFEVETLMNIRVVKAGLRVQEIPSHEFERIHGASNLRAIRDGFRVLSVILRERGRRRRIRRAPRPALLGEGR; encoded by the coding sequence ATGACTACCTCTGCACGGCCGTTGACCGAGCAGTCGGCGACGGAATACCGCCCAGTCACCTCGCACCTGGCCATTACACCGCCGGTGAGTGTCGTCATCCCGGCGATGAACGAGGCCGAGAATCTTCCCTACGTCTTCAAGTCACTGCCTGAGTGGATCCATGAAGTGGTCCTCGTCGATGGCAACTCCACCGATGACACGGTCGCCGTGGCGCGTGAGCTACGGCCCGATGTGGTGGTGGTACCACAGCGCGGCAAAGGCAAGGGCGATGCGCTCATCAGCGGCTTCTCCGCATGTACCGGTGAGATCATCGTCATGGTGGACGCGGACGGCTCGGCCGATGGGGCTGAGATCGTCAGCTATGTCTCCGCCCTGGTCGGCGGCGCGGACTTCGCCAAGGGGTCGCGCTTCGCCAATGGCGGCGGCACCGACGACATGACGCCGGTGCGCAAGCTCGGCAACCGGGTGCTGACGTCCATCGTCAATGCCAAGTTCGGGGCCCGTTATACGGACCTGTGCTACGGCTACAACGCGTTCTGGCGGCACTGCCTCGACAAAATCGCACTGGACTGCGAAGGGTTCGAGGTGGAGACGCTGATGAACATCCGCGTCGTCAAGGCCGGGCTGCGAGTCCAGGAAATACCCAGCCATGAGTTCGAGCGGATCCATGGTGCCAGCAATCTGCGTGCCATCCGTGACGGCTTCCGGGTGCTGTCGGTGATTCTGCGTGAGCGTGGACGCCGACGCCGGATCCGCCGCGCGCCACGGCCCGCGCTCCTCGGGGAGGGCCGGTGA
- a CDS encoding GNAT family N-acetyltransferase, whose protein sequence is MDIQVCRPGELSAADRTAWTAMQSASPPDGAPRLANPFLSPEFTLAVGHCRRDVRVAVVRESGAAGAEPVAFFPFQRTALGVGRAVGLGVSDCQGVVHRPGFTWDARQLLRACGLTVWEFDHLADGQGPFEAGATGAYASPVIDVDQGYDAFLAGLRVRSPKFTRTTLAKERKLGRDIGAVRYVHDERDPRLLRTLMAWKSAQYRRTGRSDRFARPWIVELAERLFHSRSDSFAGLLSVLYADGRPVAAHFGLRSPRVLACWFPVYDPAFAKFSPGLVLHLRMVEGAAAEGMAHLDLGRGAKEYKDSLKTRELTVFEGWITRRHPVALGHRARRAPVRALRNAVVNRPHLFGPADHLLKRMGAIRSGGD, encoded by the coding sequence ATGGACATCCAGGTGTGCAGACCGGGCGAGCTGAGCGCCGCGGACCGAACGGCCTGGACCGCGATGCAGTCGGCATCACCTCCTGATGGCGCACCGCGGCTGGCCAACCCTTTTCTGTCCCCCGAGTTCACGCTCGCCGTCGGACACTGCCGACGCGATGTGCGGGTGGCGGTGGTGCGGGAGTCCGGGGCGGCCGGTGCCGAGCCGGTGGCCTTCTTCCCGTTCCAGCGCACCGCGCTGGGGGTGGGCCGGGCGGTGGGCCTGGGAGTCTCCGACTGCCAGGGGGTCGTGCACCGGCCGGGCTTCACCTGGGATGCCCGTCAGCTGCTGCGCGCCTGCGGTCTGACGGTATGGGAGTTCGACCACCTCGCCGACGGGCAGGGGCCGTTTGAGGCGGGGGCGACCGGTGCGTACGCGTCGCCGGTGATCGATGTGGACCAGGGATATGACGCCTTCCTGGCCGGGCTGCGGGTGCGGTCGCCGAAGTTCACCCGGACCACGCTGGCCAAGGAGCGCAAGCTGGGCCGGGACATCGGCGCGGTGCGCTACGTACACGATGAGCGTGATCCGCGGCTGCTGCGCACCCTGATGGCGTGGAAGTCCGCTCAGTACCGCCGCACCGGGCGCAGCGACCGCTTCGCCCGCCCATGGATCGTGGAACTCGCCGAGCGGCTGTTCCACTCCCGCTCCGACTCCTTCGCCGGGCTGCTCTCGGTGCTCTACGCCGATGGGCGGCCGGTCGCCGCCCACTTCGGGCTGCGCTCACCCCGGGTGCTGGCCTGCTGGTTCCCTGTCTACGATCCGGCGTTCGCGAAGTTCTCGCCGGGTCTGGTGCTGCATCTGCGGATGGTCGAGGGGGCCGCCGCGGAGGGGATGGCCCATCTCGATCTGGGGCGCGGCGCGAAGGAGTACAAGGACTCCCTCAAGACCCGGGAGCTGACGGTCTTCGAGGGCTGGATAACGCGCCGCCACCCGGTGGCGCTCGGGCACCGTGCGCGCCGTGCGCCGGTGCGCGCCCTGCGCAATGCAGTGGTGAACCGACCGCATTTGTTCGGTCCGGCTGACCATCTTTTAAAGCGGATGGGCGCAATTCGATCGGGAGGTGACTGA
- a CDS encoding lipopolysaccharide biosynthesis protein, which translates to MSDTTTTSEAEAGAGAGTDAGAEELVTGGPAPADGGNRGSPLFRNAYALMLNTGISALLGLGYWFVAARYYSDEAVGQGSAAIAVMKFLAGLTAVTLIGALARFIPTAGHTTRGLILRTYAASSLLVALASVGFLLTLDLWGPSFGLLRGWLPGLGFVAAVVAWSLLTLQDGVLTGLRSATWVPVGNTVFSTAKLGLLVVLAAAVPTAGVFVSWAAAIALSVLPLGWLVFRRLIPRHTLATQGSAQPASYREMGRFLAGDYTGALFSLAVVYLVPVLVATQVSAVDNAYFYITITIAGTVNLLAINMGASLTVEGSHDPAQLAANCRAALRRMARIMLPVCALLFVFAPQIMAVFGPGYAQAATPLLRWYAVGALLRVVIEVYYAVLRAQSRTSGLAYMQGLLCVLVLGLTVVLLPVLGMTGAGIAEVCSLGLVAAVAVYKLHGVLRGSGRGPRTGRDAQASVPPDGDLADLAVGGSTATFASARPAEPRAPAAEPAAGWRNRPRLPVAGLWALLAIALALYWIPLRGMGDTELDAMGGLGLVSVLPAATLLGAALLVVCFAGALRLGRPPRALLTAVLLLTVVSLHAVPAVLETEPRFATAWQHLGFLDYIDRTGVTAPELDARWSWPGFFAAAAFIAQACGVQDLSEVIRWWPLTVQLLFLAPLAVLLRAVRASWRAKWCAAWFFVLCGWVGQDYFSPQGFTYLLYLCFAAILLVWFRPSGEGGGAGDVGRRTSGEAPVPGLPPATRAALLVVLLALFTASVAGHQLTPFVMLGVLTVLVLVRRCVLRGLPLLCVVLVAVWIGFLAEPYWSGHFDELFGGLGGLGDNVSSSVSGRIEGGSDTHKLVLYVRVALAGSTLALAAWGLLRRRRAGVSDRALLVLTAVPFLAFGLQSYGGEMALRVFLFAVPGACVLAALGFFPHPAGRPRRVRPWAAPGAALLAGLILMGGFLIARWGNEPFERVRPGEVAAMEYIYEHDKPTARLLWLSSDPEVNVTPALPWGSRDMERVWYEPVLAPRDPDRLDRVVERLREAGPNSYLLISHGQSTYLELDAGYAPGWERRMREGLAERPELRQSLANEHAALYELRDPPGSAVPPAAAGPAGPRITWTTETVIGALGAVVLILLLATRELVRVLAPPGVRREAWLQSTLWFALPLMFLVLASLAQRLWTLS; encoded by the coding sequence GTGTCTGACACCACGACCACGTCCGAGGCCGAGGCCGGGGCCGGAGCCGGGACCGACGCCGGGGCCGAGGAGCTGGTCACCGGTGGGCCGGCACCCGCCGACGGGGGCAACCGCGGCAGTCCGCTGTTCCGCAACGCCTATGCGCTGATGCTGAATACCGGCATCAGCGCCCTGCTGGGTCTGGGGTACTGGTTCGTCGCCGCCCGGTACTACTCGGATGAGGCGGTCGGGCAGGGTTCGGCCGCCATCGCCGTGATGAAGTTCCTCGCCGGGCTCACCGCGGTGACCCTCATCGGGGCGCTGGCCCGTTTCATTCCCACCGCGGGCCACACCACGCGTGGGCTCATACTGCGTACCTATGCGGCCAGTTCCCTGCTGGTGGCGCTGGCCTCGGTGGGCTTCCTGCTCACCCTCGATCTGTGGGGGCCGTCCTTCGGCTTGCTGCGTGGCTGGCTGCCGGGACTCGGTTTTGTCGCGGCCGTGGTCGCCTGGTCGCTGCTGACCCTGCAGGACGGGGTGCTGACCGGGCTGCGCAGCGCCACCTGGGTGCCGGTGGGCAACACCGTCTTCTCCACCGCCAAGCTGGGGCTGCTGGTGGTACTGGCCGCGGCCGTTCCCACCGCCGGGGTCTTTGTCTCCTGGGCGGCGGCCATCGCCCTGTCGGTGCTGCCGCTGGGCTGGCTGGTCTTCCGCCGGCTGATCCCCCGGCACACCCTGGCCACCCAAGGCAGCGCCCAGCCCGCCTCCTACCGGGAGATGGGCCGCTTTCTGGCCGGGGACTACACCGGCGCGCTGTTCTCCCTGGCGGTTGTCTATCTGGTGCCGGTGCTGGTCGCCACGCAGGTCAGCGCCGTGGACAACGCGTACTTCTACATCACCATCACCATCGCGGGCACGGTCAATCTGCTCGCCATCAATATGGGCGCCTCGCTCACGGTCGAGGGCTCCCATGACCCGGCCCAGCTGGCCGCCAACTGCCGTGCGGCGCTGCGCCGGATGGCCCGGATCATGCTGCCGGTCTGCGCGTTACTGTTTGTCTTCGCCCCCCAGATCATGGCCGTCTTCGGCCCCGGCTACGCCCAGGCCGCCACCCCGCTGCTGCGCTGGTACGCGGTGGGAGCGCTGCTGCGCGTGGTCATCGAGGTCTACTACGCGGTGCTGCGCGCCCAGAGCCGTACCTCCGGACTCGCCTATATGCAGGGGCTGTTGTGCGTTCTGGTGCTCGGCCTGACCGTGGTCCTGCTGCCGGTGCTGGGGATGACCGGTGCGGGTATCGCGGAGGTCTGCAGTCTGGGGCTGGTCGCGGCGGTGGCCGTCTATAAGCTCCATGGTGTGCTGAGGGGTTCGGGCCGTGGGCCGCGTACGGGCCGGGACGCGCAGGCGTCCGTTCCGCCGGACGGCGACCTCGCGGATCTCGCGGTGGGCGGAAGTACGGCGACCTTCGCCTCCGCCCGGCCGGCCGAGCCCCGCGCCCCAGCGGCAGAGCCCGCCGCCGGGTGGCGGAACCGGCCGCGCCTCCCGGTTGCCGGTCTCTGGGCGCTGCTGGCCATCGCGCTGGCGCTCTACTGGATCCCGCTGCGGGGCATGGGCGACACCGAGCTGGACGCCATGGGCGGACTCGGGCTGGTCTCGGTGCTGCCGGCCGCGACGCTGCTGGGGGCCGCGCTGCTGGTGGTCTGCTTCGCCGGGGCACTGCGGCTCGGCCGGCCACCACGTGCGCTGCTCACCGCGGTGCTGCTGCTGACCGTTGTCTCGCTGCACGCGGTGCCCGCCGTGCTGGAGACCGAGCCACGGTTCGCCACCGCCTGGCAGCATCTTGGCTTCCTCGACTACATCGACCGCACCGGCGTGACCGCACCGGAGCTGGACGCCCGGTGGAGCTGGCCGGGCTTCTTCGCGGCGGCGGCCTTTATCGCCCAGGCGTGCGGAGTGCAGGACCTCTCCGAGGTGATCCGCTGGTGGCCGCTGACCGTCCAGTTGCTGTTTCTGGCGCCGCTGGCGGTGCTACTGCGGGCGGTACGGGCGAGCTGGCGGGCGAAATGGTGCGCGGCCTGGTTCTTCGTGCTGTGCGGCTGGGTGGGACAGGACTACTTCTCTCCGCAGGGCTTCACCTATCTGCTCTACCTGTGCTTCGCGGCCATACTGCTGGTCTGGTTCCGGCCATCGGGCGAGGGCGGCGGGGCCGGGGACGTCGGCAGGCGCACCAGTGGCGAGGCCCCGGTGCCCGGGCTGCCGCCCGCTACCCGGGCGGCGCTGCTTGTGGTGCTGCTCGCGCTGTTCACCGCCTCGGTCGCCGGGCACCAGCTGACGCCGTTCGTCATGCTGGGCGTGCTGACCGTGCTCGTCCTGGTGCGCCGCTGTGTGCTGCGGGGGCTGCCGCTGCTCTGCGTGGTGCTGGTCGCGGTATGGATCGGCTTCCTCGCCGAGCCGTACTGGTCGGGGCATTTCGATGAGCTCTTCGGCGGGCTCGGCGGGCTCGGCGACAATGTGTCCTCCTCGGTCTCCGGCCGGATCGAGGGCGGCAGCGACACCCACAAGCTGGTCCTCTACGTCAGGGTGGCGCTGGCGGGCTCCACCCTGGCGCTCGCCGCCTGGGGGTTGCTGCGCCGGCGGCGGGCCGGTGTATCGGACCGTGCCCTGCTGGTGCTGACCGCGGTGCCGTTCCTCGCCTTCGGTCTGCAGTCCTACGGCGGCGAGATGGCCTTGCGGGTCTTCCTGTTCGCCGTGCCGGGCGCCTGTGTGCTGGCCGCCCTCGGCTTCTTCCCGCATCCCGCCGGGCGGCCGCGCCGTGTCCGGCCATGGGCCGCGCCGGGGGCCGCTCTGCTGGCCGGGCTGATCCTGATGGGCGGCTTCCTCATCGCCCGCTGGGGCAATGAGCCCTTCGAGCGGGTGCGGCCCGGCGAGGTCGCGGCGATGGAGTACATCTATGAGCACGACAAGCCGACCGCGCGGCTGCTGTGGCTGAGCAGCGACCCGGAGGTCAACGTCACTCCCGCGCTGCCCTGGGGCTCCCGCGATATGGAGCGGGTGTGGTACGAGCCGGTGCTGGCACCACGCGATCCGGACCGGCTGGACCGGGTCGTCGAACGGCTCCGGGAGGCCGGGCCGAACTCGTATCTGCTCATCAGCCATGGCCAGTCCACGTATCTGGAGCTCGATGCCGGCTACGCCCCCGGCTGGGAGCGGCGGATGCGCGAGGGCCTCGCTGAGCGGCCCGAGCTGCGGCAGTCCCTGGCCAATGAGCATGCCGCGCTGTACGAACTGCGGGATCCGCCCGGGTCGGCGGTGCCCCCGGCCGCTGCTGGTCCGGCCGGGCCACGGATCACCTGGACCACTGAGACGGTGATCGGTGCGCTGGGCGCGGTGGTGCTGATCCTGCTGCTGGCCACCCGGGAGCTGGTGCGGGTGCTGGCGCCGCCGGGCGTCCGGCGGGAGGCCTGGTTGCAGAGCACGCTGTGGTTCGCACTGCCGCTGATGTTCCTGGTGCTGGCCTCGCTGGCACAGCGGCTATGGACCCTCTCGTAG
- a CDS encoding glycosyltransferase family 2 protein, with translation MTEEHISVVICVYTEDRWGDILAAVDSVRAQSLPALETLLVVDHHPTLLERLAREYKEVEEVRVLANAGPRGLSAGRNTGIAESSGDIIAFLDDDAVAERDWLRCFAAAYDDPAVMAVGGRTEPVWASGRRPSWFPEEFDWAVGCTYRGMPPGRIRVRNVLGGNSSFRRAAFITAGGFASGIGRNGDRLPLGCEETELCIRLTRVRPDAVLLIDDRAVIHHKVPATRERFGYLRTRSYAEGLSKALVARSVGARAGLATERRYTTRVVPAGVARALRDVLLARPGGAGRACAIVTGMAAAAAGYALGTLRARHGGARFTVAPVVRDEGT, from the coding sequence GTGACCGAGGAGCACATATCGGTAGTGATCTGCGTCTACACCGAGGACCGCTGGGGCGACATCCTCGCCGCGGTGGACTCGGTGCGGGCGCAGTCGCTGCCCGCCCTGGAGACGCTGCTCGTCGTCGATCACCATCCGACGCTGCTGGAGCGGCTGGCCAGGGAGTACAAGGAAGTCGAGGAGGTGCGGGTGCTCGCCAACGCGGGCCCCCGCGGCCTCTCGGCCGGGCGCAATACCGGCATCGCCGAGTCATCCGGTGACATCATCGCGTTCCTGGATGATGACGCGGTCGCCGAGCGGGACTGGCTGCGCTGCTTCGCGGCGGCCTATGACGACCCCGCGGTCATGGCTGTCGGGGGCCGTACCGAGCCGGTGTGGGCCTCGGGACGCCGACCGTCCTGGTTCCCGGAGGAGTTCGACTGGGCGGTGGGCTGCACCTACCGGGGCATGCCGCCGGGCCGGATCCGGGTACGCAATGTACTCGGCGGCAACTCCTCCTTCCGGCGGGCCGCGTTCATCACCGCGGGCGGGTTCGCCAGCGGTATCGGGCGGAATGGCGACCGGCTTCCGCTGGGCTGTGAGGAGACCGAGCTGTGCATCCGGCTCACCCGGGTACGTCCGGACGCGGTGCTCCTGATCGATGACCGGGCGGTGATCCACCACAAGGTGCCCGCCACCCGTGAGCGGTTCGGCTATCTGCGGACCCGGTCCTATGCCGAAGGGCTCTCCAAGGCGCTGGTCGCCCGCAGCGTCGGCGCCCGGGCCGGGCTGGCGACGGAACGGCGCTACACCACCCGGGTGGTGCCCGCCGGGGTGGCGCGCGCACTGCGCGACGTCCTGCTGGCCCGCCCCGGCGGCGCGGGCCGGGCGTGCGCCATCGTGACGGGTATGGCCGCTGCCGCGGCGGGCTACGCCCTGGGCACCCTGCGTGCCCGGCACGGCGGGGCACGCTTCACGGTGGCCCCGGTCGTAAGGGATGAGGGAACGTGA
- a CDS encoding GntR family transcriptional regulator → MTVFAPDSLELNRKLPLWYQISQSLRASILGRSPESPLRLPTEDALAEHYGVSVLTMRQALKELETEGLISRHRRRGTFIEPDVRRGRPVRLLGSVDAIVAQQSGEHTTLLGHGPAPVPTELGEYFPGIGEAMSYRRLRREQPDGEPTNWAENLIHPEIAARIDPGALERMPMTKVLRDEVGVRISRITDTVEARLADPETAKLLEVPLLSPILHYTGVTYDEGGRAVDVVRIHYRGDRFSFSVTVENVTDD, encoded by the coding sequence TTGACCGTCTTTGCTCCTGATTCGCTGGAACTCAACCGTAAGCTCCCGCTCTGGTATCAGATCTCGCAGTCACTGCGGGCCTCGATACTGGGTCGCTCCCCCGAGTCGCCGCTGCGGCTTCCGACCGAGGATGCCCTGGCGGAGCACTACGGGGTAAGTGTGCTGACCATGCGGCAGGCGCTCAAGGAGCTGGAGACGGAGGGGCTGATCAGCCGGCACCGCCGCCGGGGCACCTTTATCGAGCCAGATGTCCGGCGCGGCAGGCCGGTACGGCTGCTGGGCTCGGTCGACGCGATCGTGGCCCAGCAGTCCGGTGAACACACCACACTGCTGGGCCATGGACCGGCGCCGGTGCCGACGGAGCTGGGCGAGTACTTCCCGGGGATCGGCGAGGCGATGTCGTACCGCCGACTGCGCCGGGAACAGCCGGACGGGGAGCCGACGAACTGGGCGGAGAATCTGATCCACCCGGAGATAGCCGCACGGATCGACCCCGGAGCGCTGGAGCGGATGCCGATGACCAAGGTGCTGCGGGACGAGGTGGGGGTGCGGATCAGCCGGATCACCGACACCGTAGAGGCCCGGCTGGCGGACCCCGAGACGGCCAAACTGCTCGAGGTGCCGCTGCTGAGCCCGATTCTGCACTACACGGGAGTGACATACGACGAAGGCGGCCGGGCCGTGGATGTGGTGCGCATTCACTACCGCGGCGACCGCTTCTCCTTCTCGGTGACCGTGGAGAACGTCACCGACGACTGA
- a CDS encoding xylan 1,4-beta-xylosidase, with the protein MGRHTGECAVMRVERWRLAGLIGAGVVALALLLSMCGFPSGGWRDDSRGPGEVYGTPRMPGAPPRPELGWGFTHTQLSADEGEKQARERAADALSQRSLPQNQHIMGWGADNPEPSPGRYDFTALDSRIELVRRTGGTPVITLCCAPDWMKGGSEGTTDWSKLETAPSRAHYKDFARLAGKVAERYPDVRHFIVWNEFKGFFDDRKKRWDYEGYTELYNLVYDELKRVREDNLVGGPYVVMDSVASADSDHASAVSGDWGSIDQRALDAVTYWNQHKRGADFVVIDGASYTKDQRLLPDEFAATEKFTAASRWVRKETGLPLWWAEWYVELSDENDQRDGWSERHRLAVHATGMIAMARGGAGTGFYWNPQRKGEECAGCLWRSTHLPDGGRKLPILELLSRFGEAFPPGTRHERVPVSGDDRVRLLASAEAILVVNPHDRPVQVTVDGQSIELTGYEVRWLRR; encoded by the coding sequence ATGGGACGTCACACGGGGGAGTGTGCGGTAATGCGGGTCGAGCGCTGGCGGCTGGCCGGTCTGATCGGGGCGGGGGTGGTGGCGCTCGCTTTACTGCTGTCCATGTGCGGGTTCCCGTCGGGCGGCTGGCGGGACGACAGCAGGGGTCCGGGCGAGGTGTACGGCACACCCCGGATGCCCGGCGCACCACCCCGCCCGGAGCTGGGCTGGGGCTTCACCCACACCCAGCTGAGCGCGGACGAGGGGGAGAAGCAGGCCCGTGAGCGGGCGGCCGACGCGCTGTCCCAGCGGTCACTGCCACAGAATCAGCACATCATGGGCTGGGGCGCGGACAATCCGGAACCATCACCGGGCCGCTATGACTTCACCGCGCTGGACAGCCGTATCGAGCTGGTGCGGCGGACCGGCGGCACCCCGGTCATCACCCTGTGCTGTGCGCCCGACTGGATGAAGGGCGGCAGCGAAGGAACCACCGACTGGAGCAAGCTGGAAACCGCGCCCAGCCGCGCGCACTACAAGGACTTCGCCCGGCTCGCGGGCAAAGTCGCCGAGCGGTATCCCGATGTACGGCACTTCATCGTCTGGAATGAGTTCAAGGGCTTCTTCGACGACCGTAAGAAGCGCTGGGACTACGAGGGCTACACCGAGCTGTACAACCTTGTGTACGACGAGCTGAAGCGGGTCCGCGAGGACAACCTGGTCGGTGGCCCCTATGTCGTCATGGACAGCGTCGCCTCGGCGGACAGCGATCACGCTTCGGCGGTCAGCGGTGACTGGGGCAGCATCGACCAGCGGGCGCTGGACGCCGTGACGTACTGGAATCAGCACAAGCGCGGCGCCGACTTCGTCGTTATCGACGGCGCCAGCTACACCAAGGACCAGCGGCTGCTGCCCGATGAGTTCGCCGCGACCGAGAAGTTCACCGCTGCCAGCCGCTGGGTGCGAAAGGAGACCGGGCTGCCGCTGTGGTGGGCCGAGTGGTACGTCGAGCTGAGCGATGAGAACGACCAGCGGGACGGCTGGAGCGAGCGGCACCGGCTGGCGGTGCACGCCACCGGGATGATCGCCATGGCCCGGGGCGGGGCGGGAACCGGGTTCTACTGGAACCCGCAGCGCAAGGGCGAGGAGTGCGCGGGCTGTCTGTGGCGCAGCACCCACCTCCCCGACGGCGGCCGCAAGCTGCCCATACTGGAGCTGCTCAGCCGCTTCGGCGAGGCCTTCCCGCCCGGCACCCGCCATGAGCGGGTGCCGGTCTCCGGGGATGACCGGGTGCGTCTGCTCGCCAGCGCGGAGGCCATCCTGGTCGTCAACCCCCACGACCGGCCCGTCCAGGTGACGGTGGACGGCCAGAGCATCGAGCTGACGGGCTATGAGGTGCGCTGGCTGAGGCGCTGA
- a CDS encoding polysaccharide deacetylase family protein: protein MNHPVPILMYHAIAHCPAHATYALSVSPIAFAEQLGMLADRGHTSLTTAELARLWRTGGSLPRRPVLITFDDGYEGVHQHALPVLARYGFSATLFVSTGWLRGPYDTGGAPDTMLDWDQLRELATSGVEIGGHSHSHPQLDQLSDPVLRHEVVHCRELLAGELGRAPVSFAYPYGYSSRRVREAVRSAGFSQSFAVGNALADRRRQSPYALSRLTVRRSTGMVEFAQLIEGRSVSRIFARDRALTKGYAVLRGTHRALRKAQRIRV, encoded by the coding sequence ATGAACCATCCGGTACCCATACTGATGTACCACGCCATAGCGCACTGTCCGGCCCACGCCACCTACGCCCTGTCCGTGTCCCCCATCGCCTTCGCGGAACAGCTGGGGATGCTCGCCGACCGTGGCCATACCTCCCTGACCACCGCGGAGCTGGCACGGCTGTGGCGCACGGGTGGATCACTGCCCCGGCGGCCCGTGCTGATCACCTTTGATGACGGTTATGAGGGCGTGCACCAGCACGCCCTTCCCGTCCTCGCCCGGTACGGTTTCAGCGCCACGCTGTTTGTCTCCACTGGATGGCTGCGTGGGCCGTATGACACCGGTGGCGCGCCGGACACCATGCTGGACTGGGACCAGCTGCGCGAGCTGGCCACCAGTGGGGTGGAGATCGGCGGGCACAGCCACAGCCATCCACAGCTCGACCAGCTCAGTGACCCGGTGCTGCGCCATGAGGTTGTCCACTGCCGGGAGCTGCTCGCCGGGGAGCTGGGCCGGGCCCCGGTGTCATTCGCCTATCCGTACGGCTATTCCAGCAGACGGGTGCGGGAGGCCGTACGGTCGGCTGGGTTCAGCCAGTCCTTCGCGGTCGGCAACGCGCTGGCCGACCGGCGGCGGCAGAGCCCGTACGCACTCAGCCGGCTGACCGTGCGCCGGTCCACGGGGATGGTGGAGTTCGCGCAACTGATCGAAGGGCGGTCGGTCAGCCGTATCTTTGCCCGGGACCGGGCACTCACCAAGGGGTACGCCGTCCTACGCGGGACACATCGAGCACTTCGGAAGGCGCAGCGGATACGTGTCTGA